The following proteins come from a genomic window of Acidobacteriota bacterium:
- a CDS encoding M3 family metallopeptidase → MRGKSLGLAAAVVALMLGSGVPFDGGAIEAAGQQEMTENPFFTESTLPYRLPPFDRIDNAHYSPAFERGMAEQIEEIEAIAAQSEPPTFENTIIPLERSGRTLDRVARTFFSLASAHTNDAINATRNEMAPRLAAHTDAMLLNADLFARVQALYDQRETLGLDDEARRLVEQYYVDFVRAGARLSESQKERMQEINAELAALGSRFTQNVLDEVNASAVVVETEEELAGLSENEIASAAAAAAARGLENRYVIPLLNTSGQPALASLENRDLRERIARESLARGSQGGEYDNREVITTMARLRAERAAMLGYPNHAAYILERQTAQTVEAVNERLASLAPPAVANAEREAADLQAMANAEGADLELAAWDWSYYTEKVRADRYAFDASQLRPYFEMNNVLEDGVFFAATRLYGLTFEERPELPVYHPDVRVWEVFDVDGEPLGLFLGDFYARPSKRGGAWMNAYVSQSHMLGTLPVVGNHLNVPKPPAGEPTLLTFDEVTTAFHEFGHALHGFFSNVEYPYFAGTAVPRDFVEYPSQVNEMWATWPEVLENYAVHYETGEPMPADLLERVLATQQFNQGFATTEYLAASLLDQAWHQITADEVPAAADVEAFEADALEASGVALDAVPPRYRSTYFSHIWSSGYSAGYYSYIWSEVLDADSVEWFKENGGLLRDNGDHFRRTLLSRGGSVDAMTLFRDFRGADPDVRPLLMRRGLN, encoded by the coding sequence ATGAGAGGCAAGTCCCTGGGATTGGCGGCGGCGGTCGTGGCGCTGATGCTCGGCTCCGGCGTCCCGTTCGATGGCGGCGCGATCGAAGCCGCCGGGCAGCAGGAGATGACCGAGAATCCGTTCTTCACCGAGAGTACGCTGCCGTACCGGTTGCCGCCCTTCGACCGGATCGACAATGCGCACTACAGTCCGGCGTTCGAGCGCGGGATGGCCGAGCAGATCGAAGAGATCGAGGCCATTGCCGCCCAATCGGAGCCGCCGACCTTCGAGAACACGATCATCCCGCTGGAACGCTCCGGCCGGACGCTCGATCGCGTCGCCCGGACGTTCTTCAGCCTCGCCAGCGCACATACGAACGACGCCATCAACGCGACCCGTAACGAGATGGCGCCGCGGCTGGCCGCGCACACCGACGCGATGTTGCTGAACGCGGACCTGTTCGCGCGGGTGCAGGCCCTCTACGACCAGCGCGAGACGCTGGGGCTCGACGACGAGGCGCGGCGGCTCGTCGAGCAGTACTACGTCGACTTCGTGCGGGCCGGCGCGCGGCTCTCCGAGTCGCAGAAGGAGCGGATGCAGGAGATCAACGCGGAGCTCGCGGCGTTGGGGAGCCGCTTCACGCAGAACGTGCTGGACGAGGTCAACGCCTCGGCGGTGGTGGTGGAGACCGAGGAGGAGCTGGCCGGCCTGTCGGAGAACGAGATCGCATCCGCGGCCGCCGCCGCCGCCGCGCGCGGCCTGGAGAACCGGTACGTCATCCCCCTGCTCAACACCAGCGGCCAGCCGGCGCTGGCGTCGCTGGAAAACCGCGACCTGCGCGAGCGCATCGCCCGGGAGTCTCTGGCCCGCGGCAGCCAGGGCGGCGAGTACGACAACCGCGAGGTGATCACCACGATGGCGCGGCTGCGGGCCGAGCGGGCCGCGATGCTCGGCTACCCGAACCACGCCGCCTACATTCTCGAGCGGCAGACCGCGCAGACCGTCGAGGCGGTCAACGAGCGGCTCGCGAGCCTGGCCCCGCCGGCGGTGGCGAACGCCGAGCGGGAGGCGGCCGATCTGCAGGCGATGGCCAACGCGGAAGGCGCCGACCTGGAGTTGGCCGCCTGGGACTGGTCCTACTACACCGAGAAGGTGCGGGCCGACCGCTACGCGTTCGACGCGTCGCAGCTCCGCCCCTACTTCGAGATGAACAACGTCCTCGAGGACGGCGTCTTCTTCGCCGCCACCCGGCTCTACGGACTGACCTTCGAGGAGCGGCCGGAACTGCCGGTTTACCACCCCGACGTGCGCGTCTGGGAGGTGTTCGACGTCGACGGCGAGCCGCTGGGGCTGTTCCTGGGAGACTTCTACGCCCGGCCGTCCAAGCGCGGCGGGGCCTGGATGAACGCCTACGTCTCGCAGTCGCACATGCTCGGTACCTTGCCGGTGGTGGGCAACCACCTCAACGTGCCGAAACCGCCGGCCGGCGAGCCGACGCTGCTGACCTTCGACGAGGTGACCACGGCGTTCCACGAGTTCGGCCACGCCCTGCACGGCTTCTTCTCGAACGTGGAGTACCCCTATTTCGCCGGAACCGCGGTGCCGCGCGACTTCGTCGAGTATCCGTCGCAGGTCAACGAGATGTGGGCCACCTGGCCGGAGGTCCTGGAGAACTACGCGGTCCATTACGAGACCGGCGAGCCGATGCCGGCCGACCTGCTGGAGCGGGTGCTGGCGACGCAGCAGTTCAACCAGGGCTTCGCCACCACCGAGTACCTCGCCGCGTCGCTGCTCGACCAGGCGTGGCACCAGATCACGGCCGACGAGGTCCCGGCCGCGGCCGATGTCGAGGCGTTCGAGGCGGATGCGCTCGAGGCCTCCGGCGTGGCGCTCGACGCCGTGCCGCCGCGCTACCGCAGCACCTACTTCTCGCACATCTGGAGCAGCGGCTACTCGGCCGGCTACTACTCCTACATCTGGAGCGAGGTGCTCGACGCCGACTCCGTCGAGTGGTTCAAGGAGAACGGCGGCCTGCTGCGCGACAACGGCGACCACTTCCGGCGGACCCTGCTGTCGAGGGGCGGCAGCGTCGACGCGATGACGCTGTTCCGCGACTTCAGGGGCGCGGACCCGGACGTGCGTCCGCTGCTGATGCGCCGCGGGCTGAACTGA